One Roseimaritima multifibrata DNA window includes the following coding sequences:
- a CDS encoding GntP family permease, with protein sequence MRSLLAILIALIPMALSAVAQEVTEAVATTDSSQYPLLILVVGIVSVLGLIIGFRMNAFLALIIAALIISLMIVGDDGFDMAEAGVRMHAVVSAFGDSAGGVGIVIAMAAIIGKCMLDSGAADRVVRTAVRITGIEKASVGLMVSGFVLAVPVFFDTVFYLLVPLARSLFKRTNRNYLRYLMAIATGGAITHTLVPPTPGPLLVGANLGIDIGTMMWVGTLVAIPAAIVGLLFSIFVDRFMPVPMRPLGPGEEKHETLRDDQLPSLALSLLPIILPVVLIGMGTLATTLADKEDRGRLVASDLLAPEELRTELRADYQSDAPSPGRQLLDSAVLSEDQRSFLMAEGPVSEVDRQRMADILNEVFLAKDFYSEGAYLGIAISDVAKSQLSADQVRLKPVLRRRMNRALLEDAFPTLIKPHEWNSPSRLWANRLSLWSNANFALLLAALCAIATLKVVRNLTLKDLGSEVEEALMSGGMIILITAAGGAFGAMLKDAQVGTAIQGLFAGSSGGGINLLLLAFTIAAVLKVAQGSSTVSMIVASGMVAGIVTGQDLGYHPVYLATAVGSGSLMGSWMNDSGFWVFAKMGGLTEGEALRSWTLLLAVLSLTGLVSTIVLSIILPMAS encoded by the coding sequence ATGCGTTCTCTCCTCGCCATCCTGATCGCTCTAATCCCGATGGCCCTTTCGGCCGTTGCTCAAGAGGTGACCGAAGCGGTCGCCACTACGGATTCCAGCCAGTACCCATTGCTAATCTTGGTTGTCGGCATCGTTTCGGTGTTGGGGCTGATCATTGGCTTTCGCATGAACGCCTTCTTAGCGTTGATCATCGCTGCATTGATTATCAGCCTGATGATTGTCGGCGACGATGGGTTTGATATGGCGGAAGCGGGCGTTCGAATGCATGCCGTGGTGAGTGCCTTTGGCGATTCCGCCGGCGGGGTTGGGATCGTGATCGCGATGGCGGCGATCATCGGTAAGTGCATGCTGGATAGTGGGGCTGCCGACCGCGTTGTCCGGACCGCTGTCCGGATTACGGGGATTGAAAAGGCATCCGTCGGTTTGATGGTCAGCGGGTTTGTGCTGGCGGTCCCTGTTTTCTTCGATACGGTTTTCTATCTGTTGGTGCCGCTGGCACGCAGTTTATTTAAACGAACCAACCGCAACTATTTGCGATATCTGATGGCGATTGCGACCGGTGGAGCGATCACCCATACATTGGTTCCTCCCACGCCAGGGCCGCTGTTGGTCGGTGCGAACTTAGGGATCGACATTGGCACGATGATGTGGGTTGGAACTCTGGTGGCGATTCCGGCAGCCATCGTCGGGTTGTTGTTCTCGATTTTTGTCGATCGCTTTATGCCGGTTCCGATGCGGCCTCTGGGGCCCGGGGAAGAAAAGCACGAAACCCTCCGCGACGATCAACTCCCTTCGCTTGCGCTTTCATTGTTGCCGATCATCTTGCCGGTCGTTTTAATCGGAATGGGGACTTTGGCGACCACCCTTGCAGACAAGGAAGATCGTGGTCGACTGGTCGCATCCGATCTATTGGCGCCCGAGGAATTACGAACCGAACTGCGGGCGGATTACCAGTCAGATGCACCTTCCCCTGGCCGGCAATTGTTGGATTCGGCCGTTTTGTCGGAAGATCAACGATCTTTCCTGATGGCCGAGGGGCCGGTCAGTGAAGTCGACCGCCAGCGAATGGCGGACATTTTGAACGAGGTTTTCCTGGCGAAAGATTTCTATTCCGAAGGGGCCTACCTTGGAATTGCGATCTCCGATGTCGCCAAAAGCCAATTGTCTGCGGACCAGGTACGTCTGAAGCCCGTCCTGCGTCGCCGCATGAACCGAGCTCTCTTAGAGGACGCCTTTCCGACGCTGATTAAGCCCCATGAATGGAACTCGCCAAGTCGTTTGTGGGCTAATCGCTTGTCGTTGTGGAGCAATGCAAACTTCGCCCTATTGTTGGCCGCGTTGTGTGCGATTGCAACATTAAAGGTCGTGCGTAATCTGACGCTAAAAGACTTGGGCAGCGAAGTCGAAGAAGCTTTGATGAGCGGGGGAATGATTATTCTGATTACCGCTGCCGGAGGTGCGTTTGGGGCGATGCTAAAAGACGCTCAGGTCGGGACGGCGATTCAAGGCTTGTTCGCTGGATCAAGTGGCGGCGGTATCAATCTGCTGCTGCTGGCCTTTACAATTGCCGCTGTCCTGAAAGTGGCTCAAGGGAGTAGCACCGTTTCGATGATTGTTGCCTCGGGAATGGTCGCCGGAATCGTGACCGGACAGGACCTTGGCTACCATCCGGTTTATCTGGCTACGGCCGTTGGATCGGGGTCGTTGATGGGGAGCTGGATGAACGACAGCGGGTTCTGGGTATTTGCTAAGATGGGCGGATTAACCGAAGGTGAAGCACTACGAAGTTGGACCCTGTTGCTGGCGGTTCTCTCATTGACCGGGCTGGTTTCGACAATCGTGTTGTCAATAATCCTCCCTATGGCCAGTTGA
- a CDS encoding TerC family protein, giving the protein MDNLAHHLFTLLMLTLLQAVLGFDNLLYISIESKRVQPDKQSFVRKWGIGLAILLRIVLLFIVVGAIEKFQAPFFSLAYEGIVEAAFNVHSFIVLMGGAFVIYTAIKEISHMLAVDEIEHDDQKKNSVGKAMFWIVVMNLVFSFDSILSAIALAGRKDEVTGAPIIDTAAMVVMSLAIVFSGLMMILMADRVAEFLKRNRLFEVLGLFILFIVGIMLVSEGGHLAHLSFFGHPVEAMEKSTFYFVIAVLVVVDLAQGRFQKKLLAQKQREIATKH; this is encoded by the coding sequence ATGGACAATCTGGCACATCATCTCTTTACCCTGCTAATGCTGACCCTTTTGCAGGCCGTATTAGGGTTCGATAACCTGCTTTATATCTCGATAGAATCGAAGCGTGTGCAGCCCGATAAGCAGTCCTTTGTGCGGAAATGGGGGATTGGCTTAGCCATTTTGCTAAGAATTGTGCTGCTCTTCATCGTCGTCGGAGCGATCGAGAAATTCCAGGCTCCTTTTTTCTCACTAGCGTACGAAGGGATTGTTGAAGCGGCCTTTAACGTCCACAGCTTTATCGTGCTGATGGGGGGGGCCTTTGTGATCTATACGGCGATCAAAGAAATTTCGCATATGTTGGCGGTCGACGAAATTGAACACGACGACCAGAAAAAGAATTCGGTCGGCAAGGCGATGTTTTGGATTGTCGTCATGAACTTGGTCTTTTCGTTCGATTCGATCCTAAGTGCCATCGCGTTGGCAGGACGCAAAGACGAAGTGACCGGAGCTCCGATCATCGATACCGCGGCCATGGTCGTGATGTCGTTGGCAATTGTGTTTAGCGGATTGATGATGATCCTGATGGCCGACCGAGTCGCAGAATTTCTCAAACGGAATCGACTGTTTGAAGTTCTCGGTTTGTTCATCCTCTTCATCGTGGGGATCATGTTGGTATCGGAAGGAGGCCATCTGGCTCACCTTTCCTTCTTCGGGCATCCTGTCGAAGCAATGGAAAAAAGTACTTTCTACTTCGTGATCGCAGTGCTGGTCGTCGTCGATCTAGCCCAGGGCCGGTTCCAAAAGAAGTTGTTAGCACAAAAGCAACGAGAGATCGCCACAAAGCACTAA
- a CDS encoding NfeD family protein, whose product MVRFRLRKLSIDYLFAYCVLIVCSAIVLPSGSWAAEPDVTPATEPAAEESPSPQGPLLTAQMIRIEGMITPLSGAIWLRKFDEAVAKNPDMIILHIDSPGGYLSTTMELIDRLQKTKDIQTVAYIDNEAISGAALTALATDRIVIASSARFGDAGAIVAGSDSAFRYVDAKARSVFVAQVRAIAEASGRSPALAEAMVDKDVTVFEGTHKTDGKRAFFTTDEWESIPDSDEWTKGKPVFEAKENRFLTLNGRRAVELGVANDAAEDLDELATLLDIESPIPTIRPDRWDAAVVVLNHPLVTALLLIVGFGALLFELSAPGIGIGAFLSTLCFTTFFWSRFLGGTSGWLEVLLFVLGLTFIGLEFFVIPGFGIAGVGGIAMLLVSLVMASQHFFIPENSFDWQHLGVSVGTVVMSLLACAVLGIFMLTYSENMPGPLGRFALKPPSAEDLSVASIAASTPEAPGWSIVQVGDLGQSVSALRPSGKAQFGEQFVDVVTEGDFIDPDQSLKIIKKSGTRVVVRSV is encoded by the coding sequence ATGGTTCGCTTTCGTTTGCGTAAGCTCTCGATCGACTATTTGTTCGCCTACTGCGTCTTGATTGTTTGCTCGGCAATCGTGCTGCCCAGTGGTTCCTGGGCAGCGGAACCGGATGTAACACCGGCGACCGAACCAGCGGCTGAGGAATCACCGTCACCGCAGGGACCTTTGCTGACCGCACAGATGATCCGCATCGAAGGGATGATCACCCCACTCAGCGGTGCGATCTGGCTGCGGAAATTTGACGAAGCCGTCGCGAAAAATCCAGACATGATCATCCTGCATATCGACAGTCCAGGCGGCTATCTAAGCACGACGATGGAACTGATCGATCGCCTACAAAAAACCAAAGACATCCAGACGGTCGCGTACATCGATAACGAAGCGATCAGCGGAGCCGCGCTGACGGCTTTGGCAACCGATCGGATTGTGATCGCTTCCTCGGCTCGTTTTGGTGATGCCGGAGCGATTGTCGCCGGAAGTGATTCGGCGTTCCGGTATGTCGATGCCAAAGCAAGAAGCGTCTTCGTGGCGCAGGTTCGCGCGATCGCGGAAGCTTCCGGACGATCCCCGGCACTTGCGGAGGCGATGGTCGACAAAGACGTTACGGTTTTCGAAGGGACCCACAAGACCGATGGGAAACGTGCATTCTTCACTACGGATGAATGGGAATCGATTCCTGATTCCGACGAATGGACCAAAGGAAAACCGGTTTTTGAAGCAAAAGAGAACAGGTTCCTCACTCTGAACGGAAGAAGAGCCGTGGAGTTAGGCGTCGCCAATGACGCGGCAGAAGACCTGGATGAATTGGCGACGCTTCTGGATATCGAATCGCCGATCCCCACCATCCGACCCGACCGTTGGGATGCTGCGGTGGTCGTACTAAACCATCCGCTTGTCACCGCGTTGCTGCTGATCGTCGGCTTCGGTGCACTGCTGTTCGAACTGAGTGCTCCGGGGATTGGAATTGGTGCTTTCCTATCAACGCTTTGTTTCACAACCTTTTTCTGGAGCCGCTTTTTGGGCGGGACAAGCGGCTGGCTGGAAGTCCTGCTGTTTGTCCTTGGGTTGACTTTCATCGGGCTAGAATTTTTCGTCATTCCCGGGTTCGGAATCGCTGGGGTGGGAGGGATAGCCATGCTACTCGTTTCGCTGGTGATGGCATCACAGCATTTTTTCATCCCTGAAAATTCATTCGATTGGCAGCACTTAGGGGTCAGCGTGGGGACCGTTGTCATGTCCTTACTAGCCTGTGCGGTACTGGGGATTTTCATGCTGACGTATTCGGAAAACATGCCAGGGCCGCTCGGTCGATTTGCGCTCAAGCCCCCCTCGGCGGAGGACCTTAGTGTGGCATCGATCGCAGCTTCGACCCCAGAGGCTCCCGGCTGGTCGATCGTGCAAGTCGGAGACCTAGGGCAAAGCGTTTCCGCACTCAGGCCATCAGGAAAAGCCCAATTCGGCGAACAATTTGTCGACGTCGTTACCGAAGGGGATTTTATCGATCCCGACCAATCACTGAAAATCATCAAAAAGAGCGGCACACGCGTCGTCGTGCGAAGCGTCTAA
- a CDS encoding ATP-binding cassette domain-containing protein: MTENAPATQFDAQAGTKPAIEVCDVQHHFGMGDARKQVLFDNRLTVRPGEIVIMTGQSGSGKTTLLTLIGTLRRVQQGKLFVLGQPLHDSTTLEINRLRRRLGFIFQAHNLFSSLTALQNVRMALELQPNRSPRRTENQRCQEMLEAVGLGERIHYKPGSLSGGQKQRVAVARGLVHQPDILLADEPTAALDEESGRQVVTLFQQQARERGTAIVIVTHDNRILDVADRIVKMDFGHIARDTRVSEAAKIGEMLSRCDIFSGVTIRTMTQLADRMKVEKHAKGTRIIQQGAPGETFYLIRDGQLQVRRDPGNQPVATIGPGDFFGETALLTGEPRNAHVDALTDAVVYTLDAKSFQQAMSERATLDQEVRSTLFAN; encoded by the coding sequence ATGACAGAAAACGCTCCTGCCACGCAGTTCGACGCCCAAGCCGGCACAAAGCCAGCGATTGAAGTCTGCGACGTGCAGCATCATTTCGGAATGGGAGATGCCAGGAAACAGGTGCTTTTCGATAACCGCCTGACCGTTCGGCCAGGCGAAATTGTCATCATGACGGGGCAAAGTGGATCGGGTAAGACGACACTCCTTACCTTGATTGGAACTCTCAGGCGTGTCCAGCAAGGCAAGCTGTTTGTCCTCGGGCAGCCCCTCCATGATTCGACCACCCTTGAAATCAATCGGCTACGCAGGCGGTTAGGGTTTATCTTCCAAGCCCATAATCTGTTTTCATCTTTGACGGCACTGCAGAACGTGCGGATGGCTCTGGAACTGCAGCCGAATCGGTCGCCGCGACGTACCGAAAACCAACGGTGTCAGGAAATGTTGGAAGCGGTCGGCCTGGGGGAGCGGATTCATTACAAACCGGGCAGCCTGTCCGGTGGACAAAAACAGCGAGTGGCCGTGGCACGCGGCTTGGTTCATCAACCCGATATTTTGCTGGCCGATGAACCGACCGCCGCTCTGGATGAGGAATCGGGGCGACAAGTGGTGACGCTGTTCCAGCAACAGGCTAGAGAACGCGGGACCGCGATCGTGATTGTCACCCATGACAATCGAATCCTGGATGTTGCCGACCGGATCGTCAAAATGGATTTCGGACATATCGCCCGTGATACCCGAGTTAGCGAAGCTGCCAAAATCGGCGAAATGCTCTCACGATGCGATATCTTCTCCGGGGTCACCATCCGGACCATGACTCAATTGGCAGACCGGATGAAGGTCGAAAAACATGCGAAGGGAACGCGAATCATTCAGCAAGGAGCTCCAGGAGAGACGTTTTACCTGATTCGAGACGGTCAATTACAAGTACGACGCGACCCAGGCAATCAACCAGTCGCGACTATCGGCCCGGGTGATTTCTTTGGCGAGACCGCTTTGCTGACAGGAGAACCGCGTAATGCTCACGTCGATGCACTTACCGACGCGGTCGTTTACACGCTGGACGCTAAATCCTTCCAACAAGCGATGAGCGAACGGGCGACGCTGGACCAGGAAGTCCGCAGCACGCTGTTCGCAAATTAA
- a CDS encoding HlyD family efflux transporter periplasmic adaptor subunit, with amino-acid sequence MDHCPLSIGSRCRTVYRSTHPVAIGVVLAIVSAGCQPKSSPTPARTEVVRLSSLSALGAAPGKAIVSQGQLLPESGLIAVAAGPGDRLAELSVREGQVVKAGESIGRLASQSAREGELAVAEAQLAEAEQQFAAGQAVAQAELSVAEIGFRQAQLKVSQAEEEYAREQAAGGQLQTLTQQIAFGEEKLSQLRRAANDPDAGNLVTANSIQQQELTVNQARANLLSAKAEAEDLIKAGRLAVEAAQQQLETAKLKIESAEVSSAFESLAEQIKLLKLQVEASRLLSPIDGTVVTVQMQAGEPTRGTPIVQIANLDKMICRVEVNVAQLSEIEVGSQAAITSPALATALRGKVQSVSRVIGSPRLPDPNPLAQTDFRTAEVVVVIDPEDVPHAADRIQLQVDVAIESSGQ; translated from the coding sequence ATGGATCATTGTCCGCTATCGATCGGCAGTCGCTGTCGTACTGTTTATCGTAGCACACATCCAGTTGCGATCGGGGTGGTCCTCGCCATCGTATCGGCTGGTTGTCAACCGAAATCCAGTCCAACGCCCGCTCGCACCGAAGTCGTCCGCTTGTCCTCGTTATCGGCTTTAGGAGCGGCACCAGGAAAGGCAATTGTTTCTCAGGGACAATTGCTTCCAGAAAGTGGATTGATCGCTGTTGCCGCGGGTCCTGGGGATCGTTTGGCCGAACTATCGGTACGAGAGGGACAAGTGGTAAAGGCGGGGGAGTCGATTGGTCGGCTGGCCAGCCAGTCCGCTCGAGAGGGTGAATTGGCTGTCGCGGAAGCTCAATTGGCCGAAGCAGAGCAGCAGTTCGCCGCAGGTCAGGCGGTTGCTCAAGCCGAATTAAGCGTCGCTGAAATTGGTTTTCGACAAGCCCAACTGAAGGTTTCGCAGGCCGAGGAAGAATACGCGCGTGAACAGGCCGCCGGAGGACAGTTGCAAACCTTGACGCAGCAGATTGCTTTCGGCGAAGAAAAACTGAGCCAACTGCGGCGAGCGGCGAATGATCCGGATGCTGGAAATCTGGTGACCGCCAACTCGATCCAGCAACAGGAACTGACGGTCAATCAGGCTCGAGCCAATCTGCTGTCGGCCAAAGCGGAGGCGGAAGATCTGATCAAAGCGGGACGGCTGGCGGTTGAAGCGGCTCAGCAGCAGCTGGAAACGGCCAAGTTGAAAATCGAATCCGCCGAGGTTTCGTCCGCTTTTGAATCGCTTGCTGAGCAAATCAAACTTCTGAAATTGCAGGTCGAAGCCAGCCGACTGCTCAGCCCCATCGACGGGACGGTGGTGACGGTTCAGATGCAGGCAGGTGAACCGACGCGGGGGACGCCGATCGTACAAATCGCCAACCTGGACAAAATGATTTGCCGGGTCGAAGTGAACGTTGCCCAGTTGTCTGAAATTGAAGTCGGATCCCAGGCGGCGATCACCAGCCCCGCCTTGGCAACCGCACTCCGGGGGAAAGTGCAGTCCGTTAGCCGCGTCATCGGATCGCCTCGCTTGCCCGATCCCAACCCGCTTGCTCAGACCGATTTTCGTACTGCCGAAGTCGTGGTTGTGATCGATCCCGAGGACGTTCCTCACGCCGCCGATCGGATTCAATTGCAGGTGGATGTCGCTATTGAGAGTTCAGGTCAATGA
- a CDS encoding FtsX-like permease family protein, translating to MRQTPIAWKNLTHQPARTVVSIGGIAFAILLMFMQLGFLGAVGDTATKVYSRLPYDLIVRSPEYLHVYDPRSIPIALEMQLASLPAVASVKPLNLGVTSWQNPLNKEFRVVAVVGIDPNDSPLQLPELKQQLHLLQHPEHVIMDRTSRSDLGPLDQHRFSDADIGRNPSINDHVATIVGTVEMGTGLAANGQVITSAEGFQGYVPGSDPDRTSMLLVHLRDGVEPEAAQQQLRDHLQRLGGENAFIQVLTWDQAVQAERTRWYWETPIGIIFAMGVALAVVVGGVICYMVLAADVLAHLPEYATLKAMGYSNRFLGRVLLSQSALLAAAALPPALLSALALYALTSALAGVSIQMTGERVALVALLSLVMCSVAGIVALRKLANAEPVNLF from the coding sequence ATGAGGCAGACGCCGATCGCCTGGAAAAATCTGACGCACCAACCGGCCAGGACGGTCGTATCGATTGGTGGAATTGCGTTTGCGATTCTGTTGATGTTCATGCAACTAGGATTCCTGGGCGCCGTCGGCGATACGGCGACAAAGGTCTACTCGCGGCTGCCTTATGATCTGATCGTTCGCTCTCCAGAATACCTGCACGTCTACGATCCAAGGTCGATTCCGATTGCGTTGGAAATGCAGCTTGCCAGCCTCCCAGCGGTCGCATCGGTGAAACCACTGAATCTGGGCGTGACTAGCTGGCAGAATCCGTTGAATAAGGAATTTCGAGTGGTGGCGGTCGTCGGAATCGATCCCAATGACAGTCCGCTACAGTTGCCGGAACTCAAGCAGCAACTTCATCTGCTGCAGCACCCGGAGCATGTCATCATGGATCGCACCAGTCGGTCCGATTTGGGGCCGCTGGATCAGCATCGTTTTTCCGACGCCGATATCGGCCGCAATCCAAGTATCAATGATCACGTGGCGACGATCGTTGGAACGGTCGAAATGGGGACCGGGTTAGCTGCCAACGGGCAGGTCATCACGTCGGCGGAAGGTTTTCAAGGTTATGTCCCCGGCAGTGATCCGGACCGCACTTCGATGCTGTTGGTGCATTTGCGCGATGGGGTCGAACCTGAGGCGGCTCAACAACAACTGCGTGACCACTTGCAGCGTTTAGGGGGCGAGAACGCTTTCATTCAAGTCCTTACCTGGGATCAGGCCGTGCAAGCGGAACGGACACGCTGGTACTGGGAAACGCCGATCGGAATCATTTTTGCGATGGGAGTCGCTTTGGCGGTCGTGGTCGGAGGCGTGATTTGTTACATGGTCTTGGCCGCCGACGTGTTGGCTCATCTGCCTGAATACGCCACGTTAAAAGCGATGGGCTACAGCAACCGGTTTCTCGGACGCGTCCTGTTGTCCCAGTCCGCACTACTGGCGGCGGCCGCCCTGCCCCCTGCCCTGCTGAGCGCACTTGCACTCTATGCGCTTACTTCGGCTTTGGCGGGTGTGTCGATTCAGATGACCGGGGAAAGGGTCGCTTTGGTCGCCCTGCTATCCCTTGTGATGTGTAGTGTTGCCGGGATTGTGGCGCTGCGAAAATTGGCGAATGCGGAACCTGTGAACCTGTTTTAG
- a CDS encoding homoserine dehydrogenase has translation MQKTKVAIVGMGTVGSGVAQLLLDHGDRTARHAGRVLWLEKVVVRDKSKARLADLPEDVLTDNLQDVLDDPDITVVAQLIGGLEPARSIMLQLLEAGKDIVTANKALLAEHGPELFEKARQLGRSIAFEASVAGGIPIITNISQCLSANQLSSLEGILNGTSNFIVTQMDRLGMPYDQAVKIAQEKGYAEADPTMDVDGTDAAQKLAILAHLAFGAHVSWRDIPRVGIDQLDPADLQYARELGYRIKLLATAHLDQAGLELHVAPTLVRAGLPLAEVQDAFNAIAVVGDAVGPVFYHGLGAGQMPTASAVVADIIDTAVGRTKLTFQTLELFSSAGPPRVRLRAFDELPGRYYFRLHVADSPGVLAKITGALGEQGISIASVIQHEPDGRGDGTTVPLVVMTHEAPEGAAGRAATAIEGLPEVCGNVVRLRVKA, from the coding sequence ATGCAAAAAACCAAAGTCGCCATCGTCGGAATGGGAACCGTCGGTAGTGGAGTCGCCCAACTGCTTCTTGACCACGGAGACCGCACGGCACGTCACGCCGGCCGCGTGTTATGGCTGGAAAAAGTTGTCGTACGCGACAAATCCAAAGCTCGCCTAGCCGACCTGCCAGAGGACGTCCTAACGGACAATCTTCAAGATGTCTTGGACGATCCGGACATCACGGTCGTCGCCCAATTGATCGGCGGCCTGGAACCGGCTCGCTCGATCATGCTGCAATTGCTGGAAGCGGGCAAAGATATTGTCACCGCCAACAAAGCCCTGCTCGCCGAACATGGCCCCGAGCTTTTCGAAAAAGCTCGACAGCTTGGCCGCAGTATCGCCTTTGAGGCCTCGGTCGCTGGCGGGATTCCGATCATCACAAATATCAGCCAATGCCTGTCGGCCAATCAGCTGTCCTCTCTGGAAGGCATCCTGAATGGAACCAGCAACTTCATCGTGACTCAGATGGACCGGCTGGGCATGCCCTACGATCAGGCTGTCAAAATCGCTCAGGAAAAAGGGTATGCGGAAGCCGACCCGACCATGGACGTTGACGGCACCGACGCCGCTCAGAAACTGGCCATTTTGGCCCACCTAGCGTTCGGAGCTCATGTTAGTTGGCGAGACATCCCACGCGTCGGAATTGACCAACTGGACCCCGCCGACCTGCAGTACGCTCGCGAACTTGGCTACCGCATCAAACTGCTGGCGACCGCCCACTTAGATCAAGCGGGTCTGGAACTGCACGTCGCCCCGACGCTCGTTCGCGCAGGGCTGCCTCTGGCCGAAGTCCAAGACGCGTTCAATGCGATCGCGGTTGTTGGGGACGCCGTCGGTCCCGTTTTCTACCACGGACTGGGAGCAGGCCAAATGCCGACCGCCTCCGCCGTGGTTGCAGACATCATCGACACGGCCGTCGGACGGACCAAACTGACATTCCAGACCCTGGAACTGTTCTCCTCCGCAGGGCCTCCACGAGTTCGCTTGCGTGCCTTTGACGAATTGCCTGGCCGATACTACTTCCGCCTGCATGTCGCCGATTCACCAGGCGTTCTTGCGAAAATCACGGGAGCCCTTGGAGAACAGGGCATCTCGATCGCCTCGGTGATCCAGCATGAACCCGATGGCCGCGGCGATGGAACGACGGTTCCCCTTGTGGTGATGACCCACGAGGCCCCCGAAGGGGCCGCTGGCCGTGCGGCGACAGCCATTGAAGGGCTGCCAGAAGTCTGCGGTAATGTCGTTCGTTTACGCGTTAAAGCGTAA
- the devC gene encoding ABC transporter permease DevC: MSRTPLAWKNLTSDWRRLFLGAAGVGFAAVLMFMQNGFRNALLDSPVQILKAVDCDLVATSRARFSLTSEHRFSYDLLNQVAADPDVISAIPIYIERARAQIRVVGNKRRPIRVVGIPLDLNRFSLPEIHDQLSALEPPRSALLDRRTRSQYGFAVDDLDKLASQSVELLNNDIRMVGTFGLGTDFANDGTVLLSQDNFAHYFPFRGSGDPLSVVDLGLIHLNPDADPVMVAKRLQSLAPDVWVVTPREDLVQREIQFWNTQTPIGMIFFIGSMMGFAVGVIICYQILFTSIHDAMPEFATLKAMGYPNRYFLGLVVRQSLYLSLIGFLPALLVSWGLFQVLQTTVGLPMLMDPWRIGSVLGLTVLMCLVSGILALRKLITADPASLF, encoded by the coding sequence ATGTCGCGCACACCCTTAGCATGGAAGAATTTGACCAGTGACTGGCGTCGGCTGTTTCTGGGCGCTGCCGGAGTCGGTTTCGCCGCCGTCCTGATGTTCATGCAGAATGGTTTTCGAAATGCACTGCTGGATAGCCCAGTGCAGATTTTGAAAGCGGTCGATTGCGATTTGGTCGCGACCAGCCGAGCTCGATTTTCGTTGACCAGTGAGCATCGGTTCTCTTACGACTTGCTGAACCAAGTCGCGGCCGATCCCGACGTGATTTCTGCGATTCCGATTTACATCGAACGGGCGCGTGCTCAAATCCGAGTCGTTGGCAATAAGCGTCGTCCGATTCGAGTGGTTGGGATTCCACTAGATTTAAATCGGTTCTCGCTTCCGGAAATCCATGATCAATTGTCGGCGTTGGAACCGCCCCGCTCTGCTCTGCTTGATCGGCGAACACGCAGCCAATACGGGTTTGCTGTCGATGATCTTGATAAGTTAGCAAGTCAATCGGTTGAACTGCTGAATAACGATATTCGGATGGTCGGAACGTTTGGGCTTGGGACGGACTTCGCCAATGATGGGACGGTCCTGCTTAGTCAGGATAACTTTGCCCACTACTTCCCGTTTCGAGGATCCGGAGATCCTTTGTCGGTCGTCGATCTTGGGCTGATCCATCTGAATCCGGACGCCGATCCGGTGATGGTTGCCAAACGCCTGCAGTCGCTTGCCCCGGATGTTTGGGTGGTCACGCCGCGAGAGGATTTGGTTCAACGAGAAATTCAGTTTTGGAATACGCAGACGCCCATCGGAATGATTTTCTTTATCGGTTCGATGATGGGATTCGCGGTGGGAGTCATTATCTGTTATCAAATTTTGTTCACCAGCATTCATGATGCGATGCCAGAATTTGCGACTCTGAAAGCGATGGGGTATCCCAATCGGTATTTTTTAGGATTGGTGGTCCGGCAATCGTTATACCTGTCATTGATCGGGTTTCTCCCTGCCCTGTTAGTCAGCTGGGGACTGTTCCAGGTGCTGCAAACGACGGTGGGATTACCGATGTTGATGGACCCTTGGCGGATCGGTTCGGTGCTGGGGCTGACCGTTTTGATGTGTTTGGTTAGCGGGATTTTGGCCCTGCGAAAATTGATCACTGCCGACCCTGCCAGCCTGTTTTAA